From a single Leptidea sinapis chromosome 1, ilLepSina1.1, whole genome shotgun sequence genomic region:
- the LOC126968457 gene encoding membrane-associated protein Hem: protein MSTMSRSIHISQQKLAEKLIILNDRGIGMLTRIYNIKKACGDAKSKPAFLSDKTLESSIKHIVRRFPNIDVKGLQAITNIRNEIIKSLSLYYFTFVDLLDFKDNVCELLNIMDSCQVTLDLTLNFELTKNYLDLVTTYVTLMILLSRVEDRKAVLGLFNAAHEMVNSQIDSSFPRLGQMIVDYDMPLKKLSEEFQMHQKVLSSALSSLWHVYPARNLSAEHWRSEQKLSLVSNPAQLLKPSETHTMSCEYVSLEALERWVIFGFAMCHHMLQQDHANKMWVSALESGWLVVLFRDEVIYIHSYIQSFFDGIKGYSKRISEVKDCYHHAVQKAGYKHRERRKFLRTALKELGLILTDQPGLLGPKALLIFIGLCYARDEVFWLLRHNDNPPQKVKGKATEDLVDRQLPELLFHMEELRALVRKYSQVMQRYYVQYLSGFDAVALNLMIQNLPVCPEDESIILSSLCNTALNLSVKQVESNELFDFRAFRLDWFRLQTYTSVGKPPFNLVDQRELAQFIDKMVFHTKMVDNLDEIMVETSDLSLFCFYNKIFDSQFHMCLEFPAQNRYIIAFPLICSHFQNCTHELCPEERHHIRERSLSVVNVFLDEMAKEAKNIITTICDEQCTMSDKLLPKHCAQTIAHLANRKKKDKNKKNTIEIIKPGAESYRKTREELTTMDKLHMALTELCFAINYCSTVNVWEYTFAPREYLHQHLETRFSKALVGMVMFNQDTSEIAKPSELLVSVRAYMNVLQTVENYVHIDITRVFNNCLLQQTQNMDSHGEKTIASLYTQWYSEILLRRVSAGNICFSMNQKAFVSLSAEGAIPFNAEEYSDINELRALAELIGPYGMKLLSETLMWHISSQVQELKKLVVQNKEVLQMLRTNFDKPDIMREQFKRLQNVDNVLHRMTIIGVILSFRQIAQESLLDVLERRIPFLISSIKDFQQQLPSGDPMRVISEMCSAAGLPCKVDPTLASALRQHKAELEEEEHLIVCLLMVFVAVSLPRLARSEVSFYRPSLEGHSNNIHCMAPAINHIFGALFTICGQGDIEDRMKEFLALASSSLLRLGQETEKEAIKNRESVYLLLDLIVQESPFLTMDLLESCFPYVLIRNAYHEVYKQEQMLLHC, encoded by the coding sequence ATGTCCACCATGTCGAGATCTATTCACATCAGCCAGCAGAAGCTAGCTGAAAAACTCATCATTCTGAATGATCGGGGCATAGGAATGCTCACGAGAatatacaacattaaaaaagcttGTGGTGATGCTAAGTCTAAACCTGCATTCCTCTCTGATAAAACACTTGAATCTTCAATAAAACACATTGTCAGAAGATTCCCAAACATAGATGTCAAAGGACTTCAGGCAATTACAAATATAAggaatgaaataattaaatcattgtcactttattattttacatttgtcGATCTTCTTGACTTTAAAGATAATGTGTGTGAACTATTAAACATAATGGACTCATGTCAAGTTACCTTAGATTTGACCCTTAACTTTGAGCTTACTAAGAATTATCTTGATCTGGTGACCACATATGTTACTCTCATGATACTGCTTTCTCGTGTAGAGGATAGAAAAGCAGTACTGGGTTTGTTCAATGCTGCACATGAGATGGTCAATAGTCAAATCGATTCAAGTTTTCCACGGCTTGGGCAAATGATTGTGGATTATGATATGCCACTAAAGAAACTTTCAGAAGAGTTTCAAATGCATCAAAAAGTATTATCAAGTGCATTGAGTTCACTCTGGCATGTTTACCCTGCAAGGAACCTGTCTGCTGAACATTGGAGGTCGGAGCAAAAACTAAGTTTGGTAAGCAACCCTGCCCAACTGTTGAAACCTTCAGAAACACACACAATGTCTTGTGAGTATGTGTCCTTGGAGGCTCTTGAAAGATGGGTCATATTTGGCTTTGCTATGTGCCATCACATGCTTCAACAAGATCATGCAAATAAAATGTGGGTAAGTGCGCTGGAGTCCGGTTGGCTTGTTGTACTTTTCCGTGATGAAGTTATATATATCCACTCCTACATACAGAGCTTTTTTGATGGTATTAAAGGTTACAGCAAAAGAATATCTGAAGTAAAAGACTGTTACCATCATGCTGTTCAGAAAGCTGGATATAAGCACAGAGAGAGAAGAAAATTTTTAAGGACAGCTTTAAAGGAGTTAGGACTTATATTGACTGATCAGCCCGGACTATTAGGACCCAAGGCTTTGCTAATATTTATTGGTCTTTGTTATGCTAGGGATGAAGTGTTTTGGCTGTTACGTCATAATGACAATCCCCCACAAAAAGTGAAAGGCAAAGCAACAGAAGATCTAGTGGATCGTCAGTTGCCTGAACTTTTGTTTCATATGGAGGAGCTAAGAGCTTTGGTCAGAAAATATAGCCAAGTTATGCAAAGGTACTATGTCCAATATTTGTCAGGCTTTGATGCCGTAGCTCTGAATCTCATGATTCAAAACTTACCAGTGTGTCCAGAAGATGAGAGCATTATTCTGTCTTCATTGTGCAACACAGCTTTAAATTTAAGTGTCAAACAAGTGGAGAGTAATGAATTATTTGATTTTCGTGCATTCCGACTGGACTGGTTTAGACTGCAAACATATACATCAGTTGGTAAACCCCCATTTAATTTAGTTGATCAAAGAGAATTGGCTCAGTTTATTGATAAGATGGTTTTTCACACCAAGATGGTTGATAATCTTGATGAGATAATGGTTGAAACATCTGATTTGTCACtgttttgtttttacaataaaatatttgacagTCAATTCCATATGTGTCTAGAGTTCCCAGCCCAGAATAGGTACATAATTGCATTCCCACTCATATGCAGTCATTTCCAAAACTGTACCCATGAGCTTTGCCCTGAAGAACGACATCATATTAGGGAAAGAAGTCTCTCAGTTGTTAATGTATTCCTTGATGAGATGGCGAAAGAAGCAAAAAACATCATTACAACTATATGTGATGAACAATGTACAATGAGTGATAAGCTTCTTCCGAAGCATTGTGCTCAAACCATTGCACACCTGGCTAAcagaaaaaagaaagacaaaaacAAGAAGAATACTATCGAAATTATCAAACCAGGTGCAGAAAGTTATAGGAAAACAAGAGAAGAGTTAACAACAATGGACAAGTTGCACATGGCACTTACAGAGTTATGTTTTGCCATCAACTACTGTTCCACTGTCAATGTTTGGGAGTACACATTTGCACCAAGAGAATACCTGCATCAACATTTGGAAACTCGGTTTTCAAAAGCATTAGTCGGTATGGTCATGTTCAACCAGGACACAAGTGAAATAGCAAAGCCTTCTGAATTACTTGTTAGTGTTAGAGCATACATGAATGTTCTGCAAACTGTTGAAAATTATGTTCATATTGACATCACCCGTGTTTTTAATAACTGCCTCCTACAGCAAACCCAAAACATGGACAGCCATGGTGAAAAAACGATTGCTTCACTGTATACACAATGGTATTCAGAAATTTTGTTAAGAAGAGTAAGCGCAGGAAACATTTGCTTCTCAATGAATCAAAAAGCATTTGTAAGTCTTTCAGCAGAAGGAGCAATCCCATTTAATGCTGAAGAGTACTCTGATATTAATGAATTGAGAGCTTTAGCCGAGTTGATAGGCCCTTATGGCATGAAGTTATTGAGTGAAACACTAATGTGGCACATTTCAAGTCAAGTTCAGGAATTAAAGAAGTTGGTTGTGCAAAACAAGGAAGTTTTGCAAATGTTGAGAACAAATTTTGATAAACCGGATATAATGCGTGAACAATTTAAAAGATTACAAAATGTTGACAATGTCTTGCACAGAATGACAATAATAGGAGTAATATTGAGCTTCCGTCAGATAGCACAAGAGTCGTTGCTGGATGTTCTAGAACGACGAATTCCATTTTTAATTAGTTCCATTAAGGACTTCCAACAGCAATTACCGAGTGGAGATCCGATGCGAGTTATTTCGGAAATGTGCTCGGCGGCTGGATTGCCCTGCAAAGTGGATCCAACACTTGCATCTGCACTGAGACAGCACAAGGCTGAACTGGAAGAAGAGGAACATCTTATTGTATGTTTACTGATGGTATTTGTGGCTGTCTCACTGCCGAGATTGGCTCGTAGTGAAGTATCTTTCTATAGACCATCATTGGAAGGCCATTCTAACAATATACACTGCATGGCACCAGCTATTAATCATATATTTGGTGCATTGTTTACTATTTGTGGACAAGGCGACATAGAGGACAGGATGAAGGAGTTCCTAGCTCTGGCATCCTCATCATTACTACGATTGGGCCAGGAGACTGAGAAAGAGGCAATCAAGAACCGTGAATCTGTTTATTTGCTGTTGGATCTTATTGTCCAAGAGTCCCCGTTCCTTACTATGGATCTCTTGGAGTCATGCTTCCCATATGTATTGATACGAAATGCATATCACGAAGTTTACAAACAGGAGCAAATGCTTTTGCATTGTTAG